The genome window GCATGGCTGATCCGCAGGCCATGGTGCAGGTGGTCAGCGCCTGGCAGGCTTTCGAGCGGATCGGCTGGCCGGAAGGGCGTTTATTTCTGGCGCAGGCCATTAATTATGTGGCGACGGCTCCGAAATCGAACGCGTCCTATGCCTCCTTCAACGAGGCTCTGGCACTGGCGGAAAAGACGGCGCATATGCCGCCGCCCCTGCATATCCTCAATGCGCCGACGCGGATGATGAAGGAACTGGGTTACCATGCCGGGTATCAGTATGATCACGATGCACCGGATGCGTTTTCAGGACAGGAGTTCTTCCCAGAGCCTCTTTCCGGGGCGCGCCGCCCGGAACTTTATCGCCCGCATCAGCGTGGATTTGAACGTGATATTCGCAAGCGGCTGGAATACTGGGCCGGTCTGCGGATGCAGCGCGGCGGCTGATAGCAGGTTCATGAACAGAGCAGGTTGCGGGAATAGGTGCTCCGGGGGCACAACCGCTTATGCGTGCTGCGCCGTGTTTCCGCGGCGGTCAGCCCGATCAGGAATACGACGATCATGAGTGTGACGACACGGCAGGTAACGGATGATGAAGCGGATATCCGCCTTGATCGCTGGTTTCGCCGCCATTACCCGAGCCTGACGCAGGTTGCGATCCAGAAAATGTGCCGCACCGGCCAGATCAGGGTCGAAGGGGCACGGGTCGAAGCGGCCACGAGACTTCAGCCGGGCCAGTCGGTGCGGATTCCGCCGCTGAAAGTGCCCTCCGCCGCCGAGCAGGAGAGGGAAGGGCCGCGCGCACTTGATCCGATCCAGCAGAAGGAACTGGAGTCCTGGATTTTATACAAGGACGACCATCTGATAGTCCTGAACAAGCCCTCTGGCCTGCCCAGTCAGGGTGGCCCCGGCATTACCCGCCATCTGGATGGTTTGCTCGACGGGTTGCGCTTCGGGCGGGAGGATCGGCCACGTCTGGTGCATCGGCTGGATCGTGACACATCCGGTGTGATCGTCATTGCCCGTTCCCCCGGTGTGGCGGCCAAGCTTGCGGCGCTGTTCCGTACGCGAGAGACGGAGAAGGTCTATTGGGCTGTGGTGGCGGGGCGGCCGGTGCCGGTAGAGGGGCGTATCGACCGGCCTTTGCTGCGTCAGAACGACCGCAACGAACCGGTTGTGCTGGCCGATCGCAAGGACCGCGACAAGGTAACCGCCATCACCGATTACCGCACGCTTGACCATGCCGCACGGAAACTGGCCTGGCTGGAGTTGCGTCCTTTGACGGGAAGGATGCATCAACTGCGTGTGCATTGCGCGGCGATGGATGCGCCTATTCTGGGCGATGAGCGGTATGGCAGCTGGCGGAACACCGATGAGCGCGGGGTTCGCAACACTGCGCTGGTCGAGGGGCTGTCCCGCCGGCTGCACCTGCATGCGCGGCGGTTGAGCCTGCCGCATCCGGCGGGTGGCGTGCTTTCGGTGGAGGCCGATCTCTCGCCGCATATGGCGGAGACATTCGAAACGCTGGGCTTTACCGCACCGAAAGCCAGGGAGGGCCGGTTACGGTGAGCGGGCCGGGCGTGACCATGGCGCCGCCCGGAGAATCGAAGCCTCCGCTCCGGCGTCGGGTGCTGAGACGGCTGTTTTATGCCGGGATTGCAATCTCCGGTCTGTGTGTCGTGTCCGTTGTGGCGGCGGGGGCGGTCTGGCTGATGCTTGATCAGTCCGTGATCCGTCATCGGATAGAGGCCAGCCTTTACACAGCATCCGGACATCCTGCCCATATCGAAGGATCGCTTGGCCTGACTTTTAATCCATGGCCTGTCCTGTCTGTCAGGGAGGTGTCGCTGGGCCAGCCGGAGGAACCGTCAGGCGAGGAAGCGTCAGGCGTTGCCCTCCGGCATGAATGGCCCGATCCATGGTTTCTGAAGGCGCAGGACATCACAGCCGGGATTGCTTTATGGCCTTTGCTGCATGGCCATATCACGGTCTCCACCCTGTCCCTGGCGCGGCTTGATATCCGCCTGGCCCGCAATAAGGCGGGAGAAGAGAACTGGATTATCAGGCGGATCAAGGCCCCCTCCGCTTCCGCAGCACCGGCATCCCCGTCAGCCGTTGGAGAAACGGTTGCGACTGGCCCGAAACCGGCTGTGCTGCCTGTTCGCGTGTTCAGAGTCGGTGAAGCCAGCGTGGTCTATCATGACCTGCGCAATGACAGAATCTGGCGCGCTGAGAAGCTCAGGCTCCATGCCGCTGAACAACAGGGTACGATAGCACTCATGCTGTTCGGTCTGGTGCAGGGTGTACCCCTGCGCGCCTGGGCAGAAGGCGGATCAGTGGGTGCCCTGCTTGACCCGGATGAGCAACATAGCTGGCCGGTACAGATCAATGCACAGCTTCTCCCGACACTTCATGGCAGGCTGGATAGGAATAATCCTTATCTGTCCGTGAGCGGGGTGGTTGATCATCCGCGTCACGGTCGAGGTTTTCATCTGATGGTCGTGTCGCGGGTTCTGGATGGGGCCCGTCTGCTGCCGTTGATGCACGCCATTCCCGCGTTTGCCCGCCCGGTCGGAAAAAACCTGCCACCTTCGGAAATCTGGTCAGCGATTGCCGCTATGCATGATGCCAGCCTGACATTCCGGCTTGATGATGACGTTACGGTGCAACAGGGCGCGTCACCGGTTTTCTCCGTCGTCAGACTGCATGTGGGGGATGTGCTGCTGGGGCATTGGGCCCGGCTGAAGAAACTGGATGCCGACTGGCCGGGGGCCGAGGCCGCACTGCGTTTCTCGGCGCAGGGGCTGTACCGGAATGCCGCGTTGTCCGTATCGGGGCAGGTGGGGCAGGTTCAGGCACTCTCCTCATCTTTGCTGGCCGGGCATGGGATAGAGGGTGAGTCTGTTCCGGTGAGGCTGTCGCTGAGTGCCACTTCCCCTGAGCAGCCTGCGATATCCGCTGATCTGGATGTTCTGGGCGATGTGGTTGCGCATCCCGGCTGGCAGGGGACGTCTCTCTCCGTGACCGCTCGTATGGCGGATGTTTCCCTGCTGGCAAGGCTGACCCGTACGGCGCTGCCGGAAATTGGCCCGGTTGGTCTCCGGGGACATGTGACGGCGGAGGCCGGAGGGTGGCGGCTGGATGATGCAAGCCTGACCAGTGCTGCCGGAGATGTATCGGGCGCGCTCACATGGTCTGCTCCCGCAGC of Granulibacter bethesdensis contains these proteins:
- a CDS encoding AsmA family protein, giving the protein MAPPGESKPPLRRRVLRRLFYAGIAISGLCVVSVVAAGAVWLMLDQSVIRHRIEASLYTASGHPAHIEGSLGLTFNPWPVLSVREVSLGQPEEPSGEEASGVALRHEWPDPWFLKAQDITAGIALWPLLHGHITVSTLSLARLDIRLARNKAGEENWIIRRIKAPSASAAPASPSAVGETVATGPKPAVLPVRVFRVGEASVVYHDLRNDRIWRAEKLRLHAAEQQGTIALMLFGLVQGVPLRAWAEGGSVGALLDPDEQHSWPVQINAQLLPTLHGRLDRNNPYLSVSGVVDHPRHGRGFHLMVVSRVLDGARLLPLMHAIPAFARPVGKNLPPSEIWSAIAAMHDASLTFRLDDDVTVQQGASPVFSVVRLHVGDVLLGHWARLKKLDADWPGAEAALRFSAQGLYRNAALSVSGQVGQVQALSSSLLAGHGIEGESVPVRLSLSATSPEQPAISADLDVLGDVVAHPGWQGTSLSVTARMADVSLLARLTRTALPEIGPVGLRGHVTAEAGGWRLDDASLTSAAGDVSGALTWSAPAAREEGKAGVSGPVLGAKLHSARLDVDRLRQPFPAIPSIQPEGEPVRVDLPAILPSAPVSAPSVPSPVASPRSSEPPSPFFPVWLKHGGGQIDWDVETLHAGGMDWSKATIGISLGAEGIRVQPLHMEAPGQRGPVSAMLDWRRDGTLSAAVDAGALPLEAIVALMKQPGMARGDIGIDAAVQAHMQQTSWPHDLSGHASLWSVGSVVSGTALDPMLSKLVRQAGLPLHPRLGADAGIACFAARAEARDGIAVLRAFALETDPLRLSAAGYVDIRDQTLKLFLHPLLRTGGSGLLLPLILEGPFDRPSAKMRGADVAAMRAAIQTSLTALGVSALAGAADAGSEIMNRADQGDCAPALTAARGQHAGPPAPIPSQGGKGKLSVQDLLKGLLR
- a CDS encoding RluA family pseudouridine synthase → MSVTTRQVTDDEADIRLDRWFRRHYPSLTQVAIQKMCRTGQIRVEGARVEAATRLQPGQSVRIPPLKVPSAAEQEREGPRALDPIQQKELESWILYKDDHLIVLNKPSGLPSQGGPGITRHLDGLLDGLRFGREDRPRLVHRLDRDTSGVIVIARSPGVAAKLAALFRTRETEKVYWAVVAGRPVPVEGRIDRPLLRQNDRNEPVVLADRKDRDKVTAITDYRTLDHAARKLAWLELRPLTGRMHQLRVHCAAMDAPILGDERYGSWRNTDERGVRNTALVEGLSRRLHLHARRLSLPHPAGGVLSVEADLSPHMAETFETLGFTAPKAREGRLR